A stretch of the Musa acuminata AAA Group cultivar baxijiao chromosome BXJ2-7, Cavendish_Baxijiao_AAA, whole genome shotgun sequence genome encodes the following:
- the LOC135617628 gene encoding rhamnogalacturonan I rhamnosyltransferase 1-like isoform X2, whose product MGRGAFWTHRKCRLEWTMGSECRGQRHHGLKLGGEAKAEKLKGRSKLKLWMVRTTTTVLLWTCFLQLMALGETWGPRVLKGIYRNNGYVMVSCNGGLNQMRAAICDMVAIAKYLNVTLIVPELDKTSFWADPSEFQDIFDVDHFITSLRDEVRILKELPPRLKRRIKPGIAYSMPPVSWSNISYYQNQILPLIKKHKVVHFNRTDARLANNGLPSEIQKLRCRVNYAALRFTSQIEELGRRVIRILRQNGLFLVLHLRYEMDMLAFSGCTHGCTIEEVEELTRMRYAYPWWKEKVINSEVKRKDGLCPLTPEEIALILKALDIDHNIQVYIAAGEIYGGERRMAALSDAYPNVVRKELLLGPSDLRYFQNHSSQMAALDYMVSLESDIFVPTYDGNMAKVVEGHRRYLGFKKTIILDRTLLVELIDQYSNGTIGWDDFSSSVKAAHANRMGRPTRRAVIPDRPKEEDYFYANPQECLQQPDEPWTS is encoded by the exons ATGGGGCGGGGTGCATTTTGGACTCATAGAAAATGTCGGTTGGAGTGGACGATGGGATCTGAGTGCAGAGGACAGAGGCACCACGGTCTGAAGCTCGGCGGCGAAGCGAAGGCGGAGAAGCTGAAGGGCAGATCCAAGTTGAAGCTTTGGATGGTCAGGACGACGACTACGGTGCTGCTATGGACGTGCTTCCTCCAGCTCATGGCGCTGGGGGAGACATGGGGGCCGAGGGTATTGAAAG GAATCTACAGAAATAATGGGTATGTAATGGTTTCATGCAATGGTGGGCTTAACCAAATGCGAGCAGCA ATCTGTGACATGGTTGCTATTGCAAAGTATTTGAATGTGACACTCATAGTACCGGAGCTGGATAAAACATCATTTTGGGCTGATCCCAG TGAGTTCCAAGATATATTTGATGTTGATCATTTTATCACCTCATTGAGGGATGAGGTACGGATATTAAAAGAATTACCACCTAGACTAAAAAGGAGGATTAAGCCGGGAATAGCATACTCTATGCCACCTGTTAGCTGGTCTAATATATCGTATTATCAAAATCAG ATTCTTCCTTTGATAAAGAAGCACAAGGTTGTGCACTTCAACAGGACAGATGCAAGGCTTGCCAATAATGGCCTGCCTTCAGAGATCCAGAAGTTGCGTTGCCGGGTGAACTATGCTGCTCTCAGATTTACCTCTCAGATCGAAGAGTTGGGTAGGCGGGTAATTAGAATTCTGCGACAGAATGGTCTTTTTTTGGTTCTCCATTTACGATATGAAATGGACATGCTGGCATTCTCTGGATGTACCCATGGTTGCACTATTGAAGAGGTAGAAGAGCTGACAAGAATGAG ATATGCATATCCTTGGTGGAAAGAGAAAGTTATTAACTCTGAAGTGAAAAGGAAAGATGGTCTCTGTCCTCTAACTCCAGAAGAGATTGCTCTGATCTTGAAGGCACTGGACATTGATCACAATATCCAAGTATATATTGCTGCAGGAGAAATATATGGTGGTGAAAGGAGAATGGCTGCCCTTTCCGATGCTTATCCAAATGTG GTAAGGAAGGAATTATTACTTGGACCCTCAGACCTTAGATATTTCCAGAACCACTCATCACAGATGGCAGCATTGGATTACATGGTTTCTCTAGAGAGTGATATCTTTGTACCTACATATGATGGCAACATGGCTAAAGTTGTTGAAGGCCATCGCAG ATATTTGGGTTTCAAGAAAACTATCATACTGGATCGGACGCTTTTAGTTGAGCTGATTGATCAGTATAGTAATGGTACAATAGGGTGGGATGACTTCTCTTCATCAGTGAAGGCAGCTCATGCTAATCGCATGGGAAGGCCTACCAGGAGAGCAGTGATTCCTGATAGACCAAAGGAGGAGGATTATTTCTATGCCAATCCCCAAGAGTGCCTTCAACAGCCTGATGAGCCATGGACATCATGA
- the LOC135617628 gene encoding rhamnogalacturonan I rhamnosyltransferase 1-like isoform X1 has translation MGRGAFWTHRKCRLEWTMGSECRGQRHHGLKLGGEAKAEKLKGRSKLKLWMVRTTTTVLLWTCFLQLMALGETWGPRVLKGWSSCVTFSDSPLSVKQVTPSVEKIVLPPKRIYRNNGYVMVSCNGGLNQMRAAICDMVAIAKYLNVTLIVPELDKTSFWADPSEFQDIFDVDHFITSLRDEVRILKELPPRLKRRIKPGIAYSMPPVSWSNISYYQNQILPLIKKHKVVHFNRTDARLANNGLPSEIQKLRCRVNYAALRFTSQIEELGRRVIRILRQNGLFLVLHLRYEMDMLAFSGCTHGCTIEEVEELTRMRYAYPWWKEKVINSEVKRKDGLCPLTPEEIALILKALDIDHNIQVYIAAGEIYGGERRMAALSDAYPNVVRKELLLGPSDLRYFQNHSSQMAALDYMVSLESDIFVPTYDGNMAKVVEGHRRYLGFKKTIILDRTLLVELIDQYSNGTIGWDDFSSSVKAAHANRMGRPTRRAVIPDRPKEEDYFYANPQECLQQPDEPWTS, from the exons ATGGGGCGGGGTGCATTTTGGACTCATAGAAAATGTCGGTTGGAGTGGACGATGGGATCTGAGTGCAGAGGACAGAGGCACCACGGTCTGAAGCTCGGCGGCGAAGCGAAGGCGGAGAAGCTGAAGGGCAGATCCAAGTTGAAGCTTTGGATGGTCAGGACGACGACTACGGTGCTGCTATGGACGTGCTTCCTCCAGCTCATGGCGCTGGGGGAGACATGGGGGCCGAGGGTATTGAAAGGTTGGTCATCTTGCGTTACCTTCTCGGATTCACCGCTGTCCGTCAAACAAGTTACTCCAAGCGTTGAGAAGATCGTTCTTCCACCGAAAA GAATCTACAGAAATAATGGGTATGTAATGGTTTCATGCAATGGTGGGCTTAACCAAATGCGAGCAGCA ATCTGTGACATGGTTGCTATTGCAAAGTATTTGAATGTGACACTCATAGTACCGGAGCTGGATAAAACATCATTTTGGGCTGATCCCAG TGAGTTCCAAGATATATTTGATGTTGATCATTTTATCACCTCATTGAGGGATGAGGTACGGATATTAAAAGAATTACCACCTAGACTAAAAAGGAGGATTAAGCCGGGAATAGCATACTCTATGCCACCTGTTAGCTGGTCTAATATATCGTATTATCAAAATCAG ATTCTTCCTTTGATAAAGAAGCACAAGGTTGTGCACTTCAACAGGACAGATGCAAGGCTTGCCAATAATGGCCTGCCTTCAGAGATCCAGAAGTTGCGTTGCCGGGTGAACTATGCTGCTCTCAGATTTACCTCTCAGATCGAAGAGTTGGGTAGGCGGGTAATTAGAATTCTGCGACAGAATGGTCTTTTTTTGGTTCTCCATTTACGATATGAAATGGACATGCTGGCATTCTCTGGATGTACCCATGGTTGCACTATTGAAGAGGTAGAAGAGCTGACAAGAATGAG ATATGCATATCCTTGGTGGAAAGAGAAAGTTATTAACTCTGAAGTGAAAAGGAAAGATGGTCTCTGTCCTCTAACTCCAGAAGAGATTGCTCTGATCTTGAAGGCACTGGACATTGATCACAATATCCAAGTATATATTGCTGCAGGAGAAATATATGGTGGTGAAAGGAGAATGGCTGCCCTTTCCGATGCTTATCCAAATGTG GTAAGGAAGGAATTATTACTTGGACCCTCAGACCTTAGATATTTCCAGAACCACTCATCACAGATGGCAGCATTGGATTACATGGTTTCTCTAGAGAGTGATATCTTTGTACCTACATATGATGGCAACATGGCTAAAGTTGTTGAAGGCCATCGCAG ATATTTGGGTTTCAAGAAAACTATCATACTGGATCGGACGCTTTTAGTTGAGCTGATTGATCAGTATAGTAATGGTACAATAGGGTGGGATGACTTCTCTTCATCAGTGAAGGCAGCTCATGCTAATCGCATGGGAAGGCCTACCAGGAGAGCAGTGATTCCTGATAGACCAAAGGAGGAGGATTATTTCTATGCCAATCCCCAAGAGTGCCTTCAACAGCCTGATGAGCCATGGACATCATGA
- the LOC135617628 gene encoding rhamnogalacturonan I rhamnosyltransferase 1-like isoform X3 produces MDVLPPAHGAGGDMGAEGIERNNGYVMVSCNGGLNQMRAAICDMVAIAKYLNVTLIVPELDKTSFWADPSEFQDIFDVDHFITSLRDEVRILKELPPRLKRRIKPGIAYSMPPVSWSNISYYQNQILPLIKKHKVVHFNRTDARLANNGLPSEIQKLRCRVNYAALRFTSQIEELGRRVIRILRQNGLFLVLHLRYEMDMLAFSGCTHGCTIEEVEELTRMRYAYPWWKEKVINSEVKRKDGLCPLTPEEIALILKALDIDHNIQVYIAAGEIYGGERRMAALSDAYPNVVRKELLLGPSDLRYFQNHSSQMAALDYMVSLESDIFVPTYDGNMAKVVEGHRRYLGFKKTIILDRTLLVELIDQYSNGTIGWDDFSSSVKAAHANRMGRPTRRAVIPDRPKEEDYFYANPQECLQQPDEPWTS; encoded by the exons ATGGACGTGCTTCCTCCAGCTCATGGCGCTGGGGGAGACATGGGGGCCGAGGGTATTGAAAG AAATAATGGGTATGTAATGGTTTCATGCAATGGTGGGCTTAACCAAATGCGAGCAGCA ATCTGTGACATGGTTGCTATTGCAAAGTATTTGAATGTGACACTCATAGTACCGGAGCTGGATAAAACATCATTTTGGGCTGATCCCAG TGAGTTCCAAGATATATTTGATGTTGATCATTTTATCACCTCATTGAGGGATGAGGTACGGATATTAAAAGAATTACCACCTAGACTAAAAAGGAGGATTAAGCCGGGAATAGCATACTCTATGCCACCTGTTAGCTGGTCTAATATATCGTATTATCAAAATCAG ATTCTTCCTTTGATAAAGAAGCACAAGGTTGTGCACTTCAACAGGACAGATGCAAGGCTTGCCAATAATGGCCTGCCTTCAGAGATCCAGAAGTTGCGTTGCCGGGTGAACTATGCTGCTCTCAGATTTACCTCTCAGATCGAAGAGTTGGGTAGGCGGGTAATTAGAATTCTGCGACAGAATGGTCTTTTTTTGGTTCTCCATTTACGATATGAAATGGACATGCTGGCATTCTCTGGATGTACCCATGGTTGCACTATTGAAGAGGTAGAAGAGCTGACAAGAATGAG ATATGCATATCCTTGGTGGAAAGAGAAAGTTATTAACTCTGAAGTGAAAAGGAAAGATGGTCTCTGTCCTCTAACTCCAGAAGAGATTGCTCTGATCTTGAAGGCACTGGACATTGATCACAATATCCAAGTATATATTGCTGCAGGAGAAATATATGGTGGTGAAAGGAGAATGGCTGCCCTTTCCGATGCTTATCCAAATGTG GTAAGGAAGGAATTATTACTTGGACCCTCAGACCTTAGATATTTCCAGAACCACTCATCACAGATGGCAGCATTGGATTACATGGTTTCTCTAGAGAGTGATATCTTTGTACCTACATATGATGGCAACATGGCTAAAGTTGTTGAAGGCCATCGCAG ATATTTGGGTTTCAAGAAAACTATCATACTGGATCGGACGCTTTTAGTTGAGCTGATTGATCAGTATAGTAATGGTACAATAGGGTGGGATGACTTCTCTTCATCAGTGAAGGCAGCTCATGCTAATCGCATGGGAAGGCCTACCAGGAGAGCAGTGATTCCTGATAGACCAAAGGAGGAGGATTATTTCTATGCCAATCCCCAAGAGTGCCTTCAACAGCCTGATGAGCCATGGACATCATGA
- the LOC135617628 gene encoding rhamnogalacturonan I rhamnosyltransferase 1-like isoform X4 has protein sequence MVSCNGGLNQMRAAICDMVAIAKYLNVTLIVPELDKTSFWADPSEFQDIFDVDHFITSLRDEVRILKELPPRLKRRIKPGIAYSMPPVSWSNISYYQNQILPLIKKHKVVHFNRTDARLANNGLPSEIQKLRCRVNYAALRFTSQIEELGRRVIRILRQNGLFLVLHLRYEMDMLAFSGCTHGCTIEEVEELTRMRYAYPWWKEKVINSEVKRKDGLCPLTPEEIALILKALDIDHNIQVYIAAGEIYGGERRMAALSDAYPNVVRKELLLGPSDLRYFQNHSSQMAALDYMVSLESDIFVPTYDGNMAKVVEGHRRYLGFKKTIILDRTLLVELIDQYSNGTIGWDDFSSSVKAAHANRMGRPTRRAVIPDRPKEEDYFYANPQECLQQPDEPWTS, from the exons ATGGTTTCATGCAATGGTGGGCTTAACCAAATGCGAGCAGCA ATCTGTGACATGGTTGCTATTGCAAAGTATTTGAATGTGACACTCATAGTACCGGAGCTGGATAAAACATCATTTTGGGCTGATCCCAG TGAGTTCCAAGATATATTTGATGTTGATCATTTTATCACCTCATTGAGGGATGAGGTACGGATATTAAAAGAATTACCACCTAGACTAAAAAGGAGGATTAAGCCGGGAATAGCATACTCTATGCCACCTGTTAGCTGGTCTAATATATCGTATTATCAAAATCAG ATTCTTCCTTTGATAAAGAAGCACAAGGTTGTGCACTTCAACAGGACAGATGCAAGGCTTGCCAATAATGGCCTGCCTTCAGAGATCCAGAAGTTGCGTTGCCGGGTGAACTATGCTGCTCTCAGATTTACCTCTCAGATCGAAGAGTTGGGTAGGCGGGTAATTAGAATTCTGCGACAGAATGGTCTTTTTTTGGTTCTCCATTTACGATATGAAATGGACATGCTGGCATTCTCTGGATGTACCCATGGTTGCACTATTGAAGAGGTAGAAGAGCTGACAAGAATGAG ATATGCATATCCTTGGTGGAAAGAGAAAGTTATTAACTCTGAAGTGAAAAGGAAAGATGGTCTCTGTCCTCTAACTCCAGAAGAGATTGCTCTGATCTTGAAGGCACTGGACATTGATCACAATATCCAAGTATATATTGCTGCAGGAGAAATATATGGTGGTGAAAGGAGAATGGCTGCCCTTTCCGATGCTTATCCAAATGTG GTAAGGAAGGAATTATTACTTGGACCCTCAGACCTTAGATATTTCCAGAACCACTCATCACAGATGGCAGCATTGGATTACATGGTTTCTCTAGAGAGTGATATCTTTGTACCTACATATGATGGCAACATGGCTAAAGTTGTTGAAGGCCATCGCAG ATATTTGGGTTTCAAGAAAACTATCATACTGGATCGGACGCTTTTAGTTGAGCTGATTGATCAGTATAGTAATGGTACAATAGGGTGGGATGACTTCTCTTCATCAGTGAAGGCAGCTCATGCTAATCGCATGGGAAGGCCTACCAGGAGAGCAGTGATTCCTGATAGACCAAAGGAGGAGGATTATTTCTATGCCAATCCCCAAGAGTGCCTTCAACAGCCTGATGAGCCATGGACATCATGA